In Ferroplasma sp., a single window of DNA contains:
- the merA gene encoding mercury(II) reductase, with translation MTDYDLAIIGWGAAGFAAAIKASELTSGQMHIALIGKGPLGGTCVNVGCVPSKLMIEASKTYYEANHKKYDGISGGASLDFGKFMEYLNKFVEQERKGKYIDVIENFKNVELIEGEAKFTSEDTVDVNGKSIKATNFLVATGSRTFVPEISGLEDYYTSDNIWNARELPKKIAILGSGEVAMEFAYALSNFGSEVHVFNRHNRVLKGFDDDITGELMKAMKENGVSFHLGVNYHEIKTVDGKKDILTWTGAFTGFDAILISTGRMPNIASLNLHAAGISTENGIITDKHLRTTNKRVYAAGDCVRQSLQLETLAGKEGVIAVENILGGEKTINLNEVPWVVFTEPNVASVGKTEKELITAKKTFSVRIINISNVVKANILHSNNGVAKILAGQDGKILGVQVIAPNAAEFITEAVQLVKHGLTYEDLIDTVHVFPTVAESIKIAGQAFIRDVSKMSCCMD, from the coding sequence ATGACTGATTATGATCTGGCAATAATAGGCTGGGGGGCTGCAGGTTTCGCAGCAGCCATAAAGGCCAGCGAGCTAACCTCCGGGCAGATGCATATAGCACTCATAGGCAAAGGGCCGTTGGGCGGTACATGCGTAAATGTTGGCTGCGTACCATCCAAATTAATGATAGAGGCCTCAAAAACATACTATGAGGCTAACCATAAAAAATATGATGGGATCAGTGGGGGTGCATCCCTGGATTTCGGCAAATTCATGGAATACCTAAATAAGTTTGTTGAACAGGAAAGAAAGGGAAAATATATAGATGTAATCGAGAATTTCAAAAACGTTGAACTCATAGAGGGAGAGGCAAAATTTACCAGCGAGGATACAGTGGACGTTAACGGAAAAAGCATAAAGGCAACAAACTTTCTCGTGGCAACAGGATCTAGGACCTTTGTTCCTGAAATATCCGGCCTGGAGGATTATTACACAAGCGATAATATATGGAATGCAAGGGAACTTCCAAAAAAGATAGCAATACTGGGTTCCGGAGAGGTGGCAATGGAATTTGCATATGCACTCTCTAATTTCGGTTCTGAGGTTCATGTATTCAACAGGCATAACAGGGTTCTCAAGGGCTTTGATGATGATATAACCGGGGAATTAATGAAGGCAATGAAGGAAAATGGCGTTTCATTTCATCTTGGAGTTAACTATCATGAGATAAAAACTGTAGACGGAAAGAAGGATATACTTACATGGACTGGAGCGTTTACTGGCTTTGATGCTATCTTAATATCCACAGGAAGAATGCCTAACATTGCATCGTTAAATCTACATGCAGCTGGAATATCAACAGAAAACGGAATTATCACAGATAAGCATCTCAGAACAACAAATAAAAGGGTATATGCCGCAGGAGACTGTGTCAGGCAGTCACTTCAGCTTGAAACGCTGGCTGGAAAAGAGGGAGTAATTGCTGTTGAGAATATCCTTGGCGGTGAAAAAACAATAAACCTCAATGAGGTGCCGTGGGTTGTATTTACAGAGCCAAATGTAGCATCTGTCGGCAAGACTGAAAAGGAATTGATCACGGCTAAAAAGACTTTTAGTGTAAGAATAATAAATATCAGCAATGTTGTCAAGGCAAATATACTCCATTCCAACAATGGGGTTGCAAAGATACTTGCAGGCCAAGATGGAAAGATTCTCGGCGTACAGGTAATAGCCCCGAATGCAGCAGAATTTATAACAGAGGCTGTCCAGCTTGTGAAACACGGGCTTACATATGAGGATCTGATCGACACAGTACATGTCTTCCCAACAGTGGCAGAATCCATAAAGATTGCCGGGCAGGCATTTATTCGAGATGTTTCCAAAATGAGCTGCTGTATGGATTAA
- a CDS encoding DUF2079 domain-containing protein, which produces MDMSAWDLGVYTQVLHSGIHGHLFYTALLPGSYLSEHFSPILFLLVIPYYIYPHAYTLFIIQGFAIGLSAYVLYRLSLEILNKLKNNKNTKIPDNRIISFILALAFLLSPLTESPVFFDFHLMIFLPLFFFLALYFFIRKNIMLNILFTGLIVSLHSAFVFIAIMLVIFELFIDKTLYLNMSRRKITSIGYLTISIVLLGSYFILAGVIKTHIAGVSVAVVPTIHVSGSASPLSLLVDIFTNPLYVAKLLTANYYLKLIILFYGLAGSAFLFLRYPKSIFLFVPYILYAMFSVYQPYYTIGYQYTMMFIPMAAVSAIIGIYIMMKKSDTHPSYRKQVTVALVVIMIISITGFSIATPLVSGTPFSPSLYDMSNAMENKSYMHRIDFEHEVAKSINKNARIVTENAIFPLFGNDPNATAFPYTSDIVVNGSYYQYLVNEPSSLWARDTANIDSLQISLNQLQSNYENSGQYGIYAQGYGIIVLEKGYTGKPVFTGPA; this is translated from the coding sequence ATGGATATGTCTGCGTGGGACCTTGGGGTATATACGCAGGTACTTCACTCCGGCATACATGGTCATTTATTTTATACTGCACTATTACCCGGGAGCTACCTTTCAGAGCACTTTTCACCAATTTTATTTCTGCTGGTGATCCCATATTATATATATCCACATGCGTATACACTTTTTATTATACAGGGATTTGCCATAGGTCTTTCTGCCTATGTTCTCTACAGGCTCTCCCTGGAAATATTAAATAAGTTAAAGAACAACAAAAATACCAAAATCCCGGATAACAGAATCATATCCTTTATACTGGCTCTTGCATTCCTTTTATCCCCACTCACAGAAAGTCCAGTTTTTTTTGATTTTCATTTAATGATTTTCCTCCCATTATTCTTTTTCCTTGCCTTATATTTCTTCATAAGGAAAAATATAATGCTCAATATACTGTTTACCGGGCTTATAGTTTCTTTGCATTCCGCATTTGTATTTATTGCTATTATGCTTGTAATATTCGAGCTGTTCATAGATAAAACATTATATTTAAATATGAGCAGGAGAAAAATTACATCTATAGGTTATCTTACGATCTCTATTGTTCTGCTTGGATCCTATTTTATACTTGCTGGCGTCATTAAAACCCATATTGCCGGGGTATCAGTTGCGGTGGTTCCCACAATTCACGTCAGTGGTTCAGCCTCACCATTATCACTTTTAGTGGATATTTTTACCAACCCATTATATGTTGCAAAACTTCTCACTGCTAATTATTATTTAAAGCTGATAATACTATTTTACGGACTGGCAGGTTCTGCCTTCCTCTTCCTGAGGTACCCTAAATCCATCTTTCTGTTTGTTCCGTATATCCTTTATGCCATGTTCTCTGTTTACCAGCCATACTATACAATCGGTTACCAGTACACAATGATGTTTATCCCCATGGCTGCAGTAAGTGCGATAATTGGAATATATATAATGATGAAAAAATCTGATACGCATCCATCCTATAGAAAACAGGTGACTGTTGCACTGGTTGTTATAATGATTATATCTATAACAGGGTTTTCCATTGCAACCCCGCTGGTTTCAGGGACTCCATTCTCACCCAGTTTGTATGATATGTCAAATGCCATGGAAAATAAATCATATATGCATAGAATTGATTTTGAGCATGAAGTTGCCAAGTCCATAAATAAAAATGCAAGAATAGTCACAGAAAATGCAATTTTCCCGTTGTTTGGAAATGATCCTAATGCAACAGCCTTTCCATACACCTCAGATATTGTGGTAAACGGGTCTTACTACCAGTATCTGGTTAATGAACCATCCAGCCTATGGGCAAGAGATACCGCCAATATAGATAGTTTACAGATATCACTCAATCAGCTGCAATCGAACTATGAGAATTCTGGCCAGTATGGAATATATGCCCAGGGATACGGAATTATTGTCCTGGAGAAGGGTTACACAGGCAAACCGGTCTTTACCGGGCCCGCCTGA
- a CDS encoding glycosyltransferase family 2 protein codes for MKYSICVTVYNSEEIVKDFLRPLIDTDCEIVIVDGESSDKTAVILSDYGDRINLIKRKCSRGLGRKIAIDNSHGEYIIMTDFDIQLLDIKRIMEAYESYNSNDKILAFHLLGNECTPNVFVGSRRIFDYYDAWQDVNCMDDIYFEKVCNHFNAIKKIDFECEYKCLKIRNLTAGSESRYETDLARKLIRRVRCTSDVIFVSGFTYGKLLKFYKLKRFTGKVYGLFLYIVARILSKFIKTPSVTDKIREVETRSNGENIR; via the coding sequence ATGAAGTATTCCATCTGCGTAACAGTTTATAACTCAGAGGAGATAGTAAAGGATTTTTTGAGGCCTTTAATCGACACTGATTGTGAAATTGTTATCGTGGATGGCGAATCCTCAGATAAAACTGCGGTCATTCTCTCAGATTATGGTGATAGAATAAATCTTATAAAAAGAAAATGTTCACGGGGCCTGGGAAGAAAAATTGCAATTGATAATTCACATGGGGAATACATTATCATGACGGATTTCGATATTCAACTTCTTGACATAAAGAGAATAATGGAGGCTTATGAATCTTATAATAGTAATGATAAGATCCTGGCATTTCATCTCCTGGGCAATGAATGCACTCCAAACGTGTTTGTGGGTAGCAGGAGGATTTTTGACTATTACGATGCGTGGCAGGATGTAAATTGCATGGACGACATTTACTTTGAAAAAGTGTGCAACCATTTCAATGCCATTAAAAAGATAGATTTTGAATGCGAATATAAATGCCTTAAAATCAGAAATCTCACTGCAGGTAGTGAGAGTAGGTACGAAACTGATCTGGCACGAAAATTAATACGCAGAGTAAGGTGTACATCTGATGTCATATTCGTTTCTGGGTTCACCTATGGAAAACTATTAAAATTTTATAAATTAAAAAGATTTACAGGAAAAGTTTATGGGCTATTTTTATACATAGTAGCCCGCATCCTATCAAAATTTATCAAGACGCCTTCAGTAACAGATAAAATAAGGGAAGTAGAAACAAGAAGTAACGGAGAAAACATTAGATAA
- a CDS encoding glycosyltransferase, which produces MVEDGDLDYLFLVWGIPIRNSPGAVNKQIYSIANRLAEDNKTVGILYISYNSVAAKYNIEKNSLNFRIKLLVSRITYTRFVSKIPLYFFKKSKGKNLSDRVKLYASGTDLPLLKPKHIVTSYWWAVLLAAQKYSREIIYFILYHDYTEDIRHSNMENVPLLQQAYKMSNLILANRDLASKIGKDYPVITEGIDIKEFLCKGSVNSKKEDILLIPLRKNPLKGIEYAIPALNMIHEQFPQVEIVGYGDFDGKVPNFIDFKHIMPDKMLIEYFCNSTYFILPSITEGIPEPLLEAMAGGCACISTASGGPQQVISNEVNGMLVPVKDPESIFTAFKKLYNESNLRRSIMEHAIRSAGNYDLGRTYNDFIKAIKFYENNH; this is translated from the coding sequence ATGGTAGAAGATGGTGATCTGGACTATCTGTTTCTGGTATGGGGTATACCTATTAGGAACAGTCCGGGAGCAGTAAATAAGCAGATCTACTCAATTGCAAACAGATTGGCTGAAGACAATAAAACGGTTGGTATACTCTATATATCATACAATTCTGTAGCGGCTAAGTATAATATAGAAAAAAACAGTTTAAATTTTAGGATAAAATTATTAGTTTCCAGAATAACATATACTAGATTTGTATCAAAAATACCTCTATATTTTTTTAAAAAGTCGAAGGGCAAAAATCTTAGTGATAGGGTAAAGTTATACGCCTCTGGGACAGATTTGCCCTTATTGAAGCCCAAGCATATAGTAACCAGCTACTGGTGGGCTGTACTTCTGGCAGCACAAAAATATTCAAGGGAAATTATATACTTTATCCTTTACCACGACTATACTGAGGATATTAGGCACAGCAACATGGAAAATGTACCGCTGCTTCAGCAGGCATATAAGATGTCCAATTTGATCCTGGCTAACAGGGATCTGGCTTCAAAAATTGGTAAGGATTATCCTGTAATAACTGAGGGCATAGACATAAAAGAATTTCTGTGTAAAGGCAGTGTAAACAGCAAAAAAGAGGATATATTGCTTATACCATTGAGAAAAAATCCACTAAAGGGTATAGAATATGCCATTCCTGCATTGAATATGATACATGAGCAGTTTCCACAGGTTGAAATAGTGGGGTATGGAGATTTTGATGGTAAAGTCCCAAATTTCATCGATTTTAAGCACATCATGCCTGATAAGATGTTAATAGAATATTTCTGTAATTCCACTTACTTTATTCTCCCATCTATAACAGAGGGCATCCCGGAACCTCTCCTGGAAGCTATGGCAGGAGGCTGTGCCTGTATCTCCACTGCCTCTGGTGGTCCACAGCAGGTGATAAGTAATGAAGTGAATGGTATGCTGGTGCCTGTAAAGGATCCTGAATCTATCTTTACGGCATTTAAAAAATTGTATAATGAAAGTAATTTAAGAAGGTCAATAATGGAACACGCAATAAGAAGTGCGGGCAACTATGACCTTGGCAGAACCTATAATGACTTTATTAAGGCTATAAAATTTTATGAAAATAATCATTAG
- a CDS encoding heavy metal-associated domain-containing protein translates to MTKTIELKVFGMTCDDCVRHVTNGLKDASGVQDVSVSLKDGMAIVRTNDETNPEELPKLDVFKGQYRAQLRSVKDD, encoded by the coding sequence ATGACAAAAACAATAGAATTGAAGGTGTTTGGAATGACCTGTGATGACTGTGTAAGGCATGTAACAAATGGATTGAAGGATGCCAGCGGAGTTCAGGACGTTTCCGTTTCTCTGAAAGATGGCATGGCTATAGTAAGGACGAATGATGAGACCAACCCCGAGGAACTCCCCAAACTTGATGTTTTCAAGGGGCAGTATAGAGCGCAGCTAAGGAGTGTTAAGGATGACTGA
- a CDS encoding penicillin acylase family protein, giving the protein MKIFSSRKRFIAGIIVLIMIFSVISISIGPLPPVDNLLNPNSGIYSVPPQYRTGARYINITQDGRTSEVITFQESDGFIGIYSPHNWSLYYEQGYLEAKYRLAQMVFIKKEAQGNLSSLVGKSELQSDIFSREIMDCQIASEEVHNLSRSSFTYMATSNFVDGINAYINNLSYKNTPLLFKLLNYKPGDFNITNIFAIQQTFLWENSAGGFDPLYFQYALQQMPENVIKAIYPAYPAGIQNPIVPYQCNPSVYNETGDIKNLTLYTPSVNIPLNLTQVSDSSPVSLAFPSSDSFSNDWAVNGIKTDNVSALLANDPHLTTSVPSIWIGFQLVSPGQNVIGVVFPGFPGIILGHNNQLAWGATNGQIQETYFYAEETSPSHPGSYYSNGKWVKFKTINETIPVKGSSPYHLKLNIADNGVVIENDSGVRIAMDWTGLNSSYELTFFLHIDRSHTVNQFRQNLTKYFRVAIQNWAVADSKGNIGIFPYGEYPVISNGDPRGVLNGTGESNWIGFVPLKDEPYLYDPARGFVFSDNQITVSLNYPYYIGWDYESGYRADEAHLLLNTTSSINTAKMENIQLTIHDYTTNIFLKPLLSSIEADYGGSALYRELQQWNGNMTVNSTAATVFYFWEQNLVNDTFLPYMHAYGITSRDSLFNVSFFIGPDSMYHGPLIEDLVNWTVNEPNTSYFENPVNGQSRDFTSISLGAYNQTLAQLTHRYGSNTNNWHWGNIHKRHLSSFFGVNPLNTKTVPAAGDGNTINAAYGIVSDFGPSWRLVVNLSHPESSMGIYPGGISENPLSNYYSNNFIPWNNGVYYRLIPENMPKEFYYGYGGSNE; this is encoded by the coding sequence ATGAAAATCTTTTCATCAAGGAAACGGTTTATTGCTGGAATAATTGTCCTTATAATGATATTCTCAGTTATATCTATTTCAATCGGCCCCCTGCCGCCAGTGGATAATCTTCTGAATCCGAATTCAGGTATTTATTCAGTTCCACCCCAGTACAGAACCGGAGCAAGATATATAAATATCACGCAGGATGGCAGAACATCTGAGGTCATAACATTCCAAGAATCTGATGGTTTTATCGGAATCTACAGCCCGCATAACTGGTCCCTTTATTATGAACAGGGATATCTGGAAGCTAAGTACAGGCTTGCACAGATGGTCTTTATCAAGAAGGAGGCACAGGGGAACCTTTCATCACTGGTCGGTAAAAGTGAACTGCAATCTGATATATTCTCCAGGGAAATTATGGACTGCCAGATAGCCAGTGAGGAGGTACATAATCTATCCAGATCTTCATTCACTTACATGGCAACCAGCAATTTTGTAGATGGTATAAATGCCTACATTAATAATCTATCATACAAAAATACCCCGCTGCTTTTCAAGCTGCTCAACTATAAACCAGGCGACTTTAACATAACAAATATATTCGCCATACAGCAGACCTTCCTCTGGGAAAACAGTGCTGGAGGTTTCGACCCACTATACTTCCAGTATGCACTGCAGCAGATGCCAGAAAATGTTATAAAGGCAATTTATCCTGCATACCCAGCTGGAATCCAGAATCCTATTGTTCCATATCAGTGCAATCCCTCTGTATATAATGAAACAGGAGATATAAAAAATCTAACACTTTACACACCATCTGTAAATATACCGCTGAATCTTACGCAGGTATCAGATTCATCACCTGTCTCCCTGGCATTTCCATCATCGGACAGTTTCAGCAATGACTGGGCTGTTAATGGCATTAAGACCGACAATGTTTCTGCCCTTCTGGCAAATGACCCGCATCTAACAACCAGTGTACCTTCCATATGGATAGGCTTCCAGCTTGTATCCCCCGGTCAGAATGTCATAGGAGTGGTATTTCCGGGATTCCCAGGAATTATACTCGGCCATAATAATCAATTGGCCTGGGGAGCAACAAATGGACAGATACAGGAAACTTATTTTTATGCTGAAGAAACCTCACCATCCCATCCAGGAAGCTATTATTCAAACGGTAAATGGGTAAAATTTAAGACAATCAACGAAACAATACCGGTGAAAGGGTCAAGTCCATACCATTTAAAGCTGAACATAGCCGATAATGGTGTTGTAATTGAAAACGATTCAGGCGTAAGGATTGCCATGGACTGGACCGGTTTAAATTCGAGCTATGAATTAACATTCTTCCTTCACATAGACAGGTCACATACTGTTAACCAGTTCAGGCAGAACCTTACAAAATATTTCAGGGTTGCAATACAGAACTGGGCGGTTGCCGATTCAAAGGGCAATATAGGAATATTTCCGTACGGAGAATACCCGGTAATCAGCAATGGAGATCCCAGAGGTGTACTGAACGGGACAGGGGAATCCAACTGGATTGGTTTTGTACCACTAAAGGATGAGCCATACCTCTATGACCCTGCCAGGGGATTCGTATTCTCTGATAATCAGATCACAGTATCACTAAACTATCCCTACTATATCGGATGGGATTATGAATCTGGATACCGTGCTGATGAGGCACACCTGCTTCTCAATACAACTTCCAGCATTAACACTGCAAAAATGGAGAATATCCAGCTGACCATCCATGACTATACAACCAACATATTCCTGAAACCACTGTTAAGTTCCATAGAAGCGGATTACGGTGGTTCTGCACTGTACAGGGAACTGCAGCAATGGAATGGGAACATGACAGTGAATTCTACAGCTGCAACTGTATTCTATTTCTGGGAGCAGAACCTGGTAAATGATACCTTCCTGCCATACATGCACGCCTATGGCATTACATCAAGGGATAGTTTATTCAATGTCTCATTCTTTATAGGGCCAGATTCAATGTATCATGGGCCACTAATAGAGGACCTTGTGAACTGGACAGTAAATGAGCCTAACACATCTTACTTTGAGAATCCCGTAAACGGCCAGTCAAGGGACTTTACATCCATATCCCTAGGGGCATACAATCAGACACTGGCACAGCTTACACATAGGTATGGAAGCAATACCAATAACTGGCACTGGGGGAATATCCATAAAAGGCATCTATCCAGCTTCTTTGGGGTGAACCCCCTGAATACAAAAACAGTGCCGGCTGCAGGTGATGGCAACACAATAAACGCAGCCTATGGCATAGTCTCGGACTTTGGCCCATCATGGAGGCTTGTTGTTAATTTATCACACCCGGAATCTTCCATGGGAATATACCCGGGAGGAATATCAGAAAATCCGCTGAGCAATTATTACTCAAATAACTTTATACCTTGGAACAACGGCGTATACTACAGGCTGATTCCTGAAAACATGCCTAAAGAATTCTACTACGGGTACGGTGGTTCAAATGAATAA
- a CDS encoding glycosyltransferase, with protein sequence MKLAIFANGIISTKIGGAQKHMREVIQFLPEFYEVYFFPEPQMFGNSDIIDFQFIEFLRRKEVKISKYFLDNYDSKPVIEDIIKNYSNEMRGCNIIYDMDFQYFLDNIKFGGEISLRLSNLNNIKLAVCIQDIGDINSYFIRTFLNIIKFSRMSSRIIWFIAAAGFYNLINRKITVRRLISSKHLSLITMINTEYEKNVTINFKNIYLLSPSNAIDDKIINYKGNEKGNQIIFYARLIYQKGLFDVLYIHKKITESYNIKLKISGKFQRDFEKMEFYRIIKKLNLEDKVEYLGVLGDDDLYNELARSKLMLYPSHSDSFSISILQALFLHVPVVAYDIPGLSLYKDFKAVALVREFDINSMAIMAEKFLRTDNELFNDPNLTDFISEHTSWKYVADSHISAIDSIMGARYDSNMNKI encoded by the coding sequence TTGAAACTGGCAATATTTGCAAACGGCATAATATCCACCAAAATTGGTGGGGCACAGAAACATATGAGGGAAGTAATTCAATTCCTGCCAGAATTTTATGAAGTTTACTTCTTTCCTGAACCACAAATGTTTGGCAACAGCGATATTATTGATTTCCAGTTCATTGAGTTTCTTAGGAGAAAAGAAGTGAAAATTAGTAAATACTTTCTGGATAATTATGACTCAAAACCTGTTATAGAGGATATAATCAAAAATTATAGTAATGAGATGAGGGGATGTAATATTATATACGACATGGATTTTCAGTACTTTCTTGATAATATTAAATTCGGCGGAGAGATCTCGTTGAGATTGAGCAATTTGAACAATATTAAGCTCGCCGTATGCATCCAGGACATAGGTGATATAAACTCTTATTTTATTAGGACCTTTCTAAATATTATAAAATTTTCACGTATGTCCAGTAGAATAATATGGTTTATTGCAGCTGCTGGATTTTACAATTTAATTAACAGAAAAATTACAGTAAGAAGATTGATATCGTCAAAACACCTTTCATTAATTACAATGATAAATACAGAGTATGAAAAGAACGTAACAATTAATTTCAAAAATATTTATTTATTGAGTCCATCCAACGCCATTGATGACAAAATCATAAATTATAAAGGAAATGAAAAGGGCAATCAGATTATATTCTATGCGAGGCTTATTTATCAGAAAGGGTTGTTTGATGTACTTTACATTCATAAAAAGATAACTGAATCCTACAATATTAAACTTAAGATATCCGGAAAATTTCAGCGGGATTTTGAAAAAATGGAATTTTACAGGATCATTAAAAAACTGAATCTTGAAGATAAGGTGGAATATCTGGGAGTTTTAGGAGATGATGACCTATATAATGAACTTGCCAGATCAAAATTAATGCTTTATCCCAGCCACAGTGATTCTTTTTCTATTTCTATCCTCCAGGCTTTATTTTTACATGTACCGGTTGTTGCCTATGATATTCCGGGGTTATCACTTTATAAGGACTTTAAGGCAGTTGCCCTTGTAAGGGAATTTGACATAAATTCCATGGCTATTATGGCAGAGAAATTTTTACGTACTGATAATGAGTTGTTTAACGATCCTAATTTGACAGACTTTATATCAGAGCATACATCATGGAAATATGTAGCGGATTCCCATATTTCAGCAATTGATAGTATTATGGGAGCAAGATACGATTCAAACATGAATAAGATTTAA
- a CDS encoding glycosyltransferase, whose product MTLTLFLGHGRTEMRGGPAIFMSIYSQWPEREKYIIYEKSYIRTVKKLVSFLRNNKSNKNVSTLILENEYFTEVFLALLLKIFYRVLTIYGPAYHIPSAPVYGKGFINSLVHYIDYKIGLWFMAIVYSGIYTENSYMRNYILGLNPKQRVIVESPGIKEESIIPLGELKNYKRDIDLLYLTSMTKNKGIYDFLDAANQIQRKYNKVKIGIAGYSSPAVMDYIENFIKNNNMKNVEIYPNVNDADKYKLYSRSKIYILPSVEDGIPITFYEAWSYGVVVIAYNLETYSDVKDYFIQVEKSNVQELKDKCIEACRNYNQTFNALAEKSYNYSLNHSFSNGIENIINQIMENNKMLRRAR is encoded by the coding sequence ATGACTTTAACCCTGTTTCTGGGGCATGGGAGGACAGAGATGCGAGGAGGTCCTGCTATATTCATGTCCATATATAGCCAGTGGCCGGAAAGGGAAAAATACATAATTTATGAAAAATCATATATCAGGACCGTAAAGAAATTAGTTTCCTTTTTAAGGAATAATAAAAGCAATAAAAATGTATCAACACTTATTTTAGAAAATGAATATTTTACTGAGGTATTTCTTGCCTTATTATTAAAAATCTTTTACAGGGTTCTGACAATTTACGGTCCGGCATACCACATACCCTCAGCCCCTGTATATGGTAAAGGGTTTATAAATTCCCTTGTTCATTACATAGATTACAAGATTGGGCTATGGTTCATGGCTATTGTTTATTCAGGTATTTACACCGAAAATTCGTACATGAGAAACTACATATTGGGTTTAAATCCTAAACAAAGGGTAATAGTTGAGAGCCCGGGAATAAAAGAAGAAAGCATAATTCCCCTGGGAGAGTTAAAAAATTATAAAAGAGACATAGATTTACTCTATCTCACATCCATGACCAAAAACAAGGGCATATATGATTTTCTAGATGCTGCAAATCAAATCCAGAGAAAATATAACAAAGTAAAAATTGGTATAGCCGGGTACTCATCTCCCGCTGTAATGGATTACATAGAGAATTTTATAAAAAATAATAATATGAAAAATGTAGAGATATACCCTAACGTAAATGACGCGGATAAGTATAAACTCTATTCCAGATCTAAAATATACATTCTTCCTTCAGTGGAAGATGGAATTCCAATTACCTTCTATGAGGCATGGTCCTATGGGGTCGTGGTAATAGCATATAATCTTGAAACCTATTCAGATGTTAAGGATTATTTTATCCAGGTGGAAAAAAGCAATGTTCAGGAGCTGAAAGATAAATGCATTGAAGCCTGTAGAAATTATAACCAGACCTTTAACGCACTGGCTGAAAAATCATATAATTATTCATTAAACCATTCATTCAGTAACGGAATAGAGAATATCATAAATCAAATAATGGAAAATAATAAAATGCTCAGGCGGGCCCGGTAA